ACGGCCAGGTCATGAAGTCTTTCGGAAGGGGCACAGCCCACTTTGTCCCTTCGTCTGCCCGGTCGGTAAATCGTATGCTGTGGGGCATGACGAGTGGAAGGAAGAATAACTGGACGGCTGGAAACGCCATGTCTTGGGTCATGGGTGTGCTGCTGGGTGGCCTGATCGGCCTGATTCTGCTGATCGTCATTCCACGCACCCTGGGCGGGCAGGCGGCTGGTGGGGCAGCCGAGACCGGCACCACGGCGGCCACTACCGGCACGGCCAGTGCTGGAACCGAAGGCGGCAGCGACAGTAGTGACGACAACGGCAACACCGCCTCCAACAACCCTGGCACGGCCGCCACGGGGCCGGACGGCACGCCCGGTACGGGCTCCAAGGGATCGGCCAGTGACGGCGCGGGCGCTTCGGGCCAAGTCGCGCCGGGAGCCACCGAGCCGGAGACCGAGGCCAGCACCGCCGGTGAAGACAACCAGAGCGTGCCCACCATCGCCGCTGGTTCGGGGCAGCAGAATCAGGCCGCGGGCGGCGAAGCCGGGGAAGGAGACGCTGCGGCGGGTCAGGAGAAATTCGCGGGCAGCTGCGCCGGCTGCCACGGCGCAAATGCCGAAGGCGGCATGGGCCCCAAGATGGACAAGGCGAAAGCCTGGACGGCCGAGCAGTTCACGGCGGCAGTGCGTGAAGGGAAAACGCCGGACAGGACACTGGGCATGGTGATGCCTCACTTCACGACCGAGCAGGTCAGCGACGCGGAACTGAACAACATTCACGCCTACCTGAAAACCGTGAACTGATCCATAAAGGCCACGGACTGGCAACGCTTCACCAGCACCTTGAACAATGATTGACCTCTTCCCGACATTCAGGAAGAGGTTTTTGTTGGTCGGCAGGCCTGGTATAGATAGGCACTTTCCCGCTGGAGTACAGGAACATCACCCGAGCGCAGGGAG
This DNA window, taken from Deinococcus fonticola, encodes the following:
- a CDS encoding cytochrome c, translating into MTSGRKNNWTAGNAMSWVMGVLLGGLIGLILLIVIPRTLGGQAAGGAAETGTTAATTGTASAGTEGGSDSSDDNGNTASNNPGTAATGPDGTPGTGSKGSASDGAGASGQVAPGATEPETEASTAGEDNQSVPTIAAGSGQQNQAAGGEAGEGDAAAGQEKFAGSCAGCHGANAEGGMGPKMDKAKAWTAEQFTAAVREGKTPDRTLGMVMPHFTTEQVSDAELNNIHAYLKTVN